In Desulfobacterales bacterium, the DNA window TTATTAATTATTGGTCAAATAGGATGGATACAAACAGGTATATTGCAACTTTTCTGGCTCCAAACATGGAATGGCTTAGTGATTACGATTATTTGAAAAAAAACGGAAATTTGCCTGAAGACTCAATATTGTTGGAACATATTAATAATCGCATTGGCTGGGAAATTATAAGTGAATATGGTTTTCAAGCTCGAATAGGCAGAACTCTTGAAAAAACAGGCTCTTCTATTGCATATTTTGACACTGATAAATTGATAGATGTTGTGGATAAAATAATCGTTCCTCTTCAAAATGAGATAGGAAATCTTAGAAACCTTGACAGCTTGAGTTTAATAAAATTTATCCTTGGAATTATTGTTCACATGAAAAATCAAGGTGGAATCTATATTTCTGCATTAGATACTTTTATTGAAAGTTATGGAACACCTTTTGTCATTAATCAAAAAATTTGGATGCCAAACTTTGGTCAAAATTCCAGAACTTCTTCTTTTGTAACTACTAAAAAAGGCAGCAGATTTGACCAGCTACTTAGTTCTACATCAACTCATCTTACATGGTATCAAGAATGGACAGATAAATGCTTTTTTAATTTTTTTCCTATGCAGGGAGTATCTAAAGATATTTATAATATTGTTTTAAAAGAACTCGTAAGTAATGAAGTCTTGAAACAAAAATCTGTAAAAGGTGAGATTGTATGGGGTATTAATCCTGAAGCTCTTAAGGTTTCATCCGGCGTTATTCAACTTAGATGCAAGTTTTGCGGACATAATATTTCAGTTGCAGAAAAAGAAAGTAATTATTTTATAGATTCCTTTTGTCAAAGATTTCATTGTTATGGGAAATATGAAAAACTTGAAGTTTTAGGGGATTATTACGGCAAACTTTATTCTACAGGAGATGTTGAAAGAATATTTGCTAAAGAACATACAGGATTATTAAAACGAGATGAACGGGAAGAGCTTGAGATAGAGTTTAAATCAAATGGAAATATAAGACAACCATGGTATCCTAATTTACTGTCCTGCACTCCTACCCTTGAAATGGGGATAGATATTGGTAATCTATCTTCTTTGGTATTATGTTCAGTTCCACCAGCTCAAACTAATTATTTGCAACGTATTGGCAGAGCTGGAAGAAGAGACGGGAATGCGCTTAATATTACAGTCGCAAATGCAAAACCCCATGATTTGTTTTTCTTTTCAGAACCTTATGAAATGATTTCAGGAAGTATTGATGCTCCGGGAATTTTTCTTGATGCATCAGCAGTATTGGAAAGGCAGTTTACAGCTTTTTGTTTTGATAAATGGATAGGTGCAAGCCCGCAAATATTTTTACCTAAACAGCTTGGACAAGTTTTAAATAACCTTGAACCAATTAATCAAAAAAATTTCCCATATAAAAAAAATTTCCCATATAGCTTTATTCATTTTATTGAAACTAATCAGTCAGATTTATTTGAACAATTTCTGAAGCTTTTTAAAAACATTAGTAATGGTTTAAGTAAAGAATCTGAATCCCATTTGAAAGTTTTTATTGAAGGAGAGCTGGATTTTCAAGGCAGTCTTCAATACAGAATCATGAATGGACTGCATAATCGAAAACTTGAAAGAGAGTCTTTGCGTAAAAAAGTTAGAATACTAAATACAAAGATAAACAAGAAGAAAACCAGCCCTAAAGATAAGAATTTTGAAGAAGAACTAAGGGAACTTAATATAGAAAAATCAGCTCTTCAATCACTGATAAAAAATATAAGTGACAGAGATATTTTTAATTTTTTTACAGATGAAGGATTGTTGCCTAATTATGCATTTCCTGAAGTCGGAGTAATGTTAAATTCTTTGATATACCGAAAAAAACAAAAGATTCAGGAAGGAGAAAGCTCCTATGACACATGGAATTATGAATATGAAAGACCGGCAGCCAGTGCTCTTGCAGAACTTGCACCTGCCAATACTTTTTATGCTGAAGGAAGAAGAGTAAAGATAGACCAAGTTGACATGACTGTGTCTGAAATTCAAGCATGGCGCTTTTGCAACAATTGTTCCCATAAAGAACTGCTCGGAAAAGAAGAAGAAAAAACAGCGTGTATAAACTGTGGAAGTCCAATGTGGGCTGATGCAGGTCAAAAAAGATTGATGTTAAAAATGCGGCAGGTTTTTGCTTCTACTTCTGATAGAAAAAGCAGAATAAGCGATGATTCTGACGATAGAGAACCTGTATTTTATAATAAACAAATGTTAGTAGAATTTAATGATAAATATATTCTTGATGCATATAAAGTAAATGCTGATTTCCCGTTTGGTTTTGATTTTTTATCCAATGTTGATTTTTGTGAAATTAATTTCGGAGAACGCACTGAAACAGGCGATAAAATATCCATAGCAGGAATAGAAATGCCAAGAAAAGGATTTTCTATTTGCAGGGTATGCGGCAAAGTTCAGGAAGAAAACAAAGAACCATCCCACGCATTTACTTGCACAGCAAGAGATAAGGAAAGCAATAAAACTTTAATAGATTGTATTTATCTATATAGACATTTTGTTTCAGAAGCTATCAGGATTCTTTTACCTGTAAATATTATATCTGATTCAAATCGTAAGCTACAATCTTTTATTGCAGCTTTACAGCTTGGTTTAAAAAAAAGATTTAAAGGAAAAATCGACCATCTTCAAACAACTGTCCATGAAGAACCTTTGGCTGATTCTTCATTTAAACGAAAATTTCTTGTTCTTTATGATACAGTTCCGGGCGGAACAGGGTATTTAAAACAACTGATGCGTTCGGAAAATCAATTGATGGATGTTTTAGCCCTATCTTTTGACGCTTTAAAATCTTGCTCCTGCAATCAGGACGAAAGCAAAGACGGATGCTACAGGTGTTTATTTGCGTATAAAAGCAGTTATAATATGCCTGAAACATCAAGAAATACCGCTATTGAAATAATAGCTGAAATTTTAAGCTATCGTGAAAAACTTATAAAAACTGAAAGCATTCGTAAAATTTCTTTTAATACACTCATTGAAAGTGAGTTGGAATTAAGGTTCTTAGGAGCTTTAAAATTATATAACAATTCTAATTTACAATTAATGCTTAAAAATGATTTGGTTAACGGCAAACCCGGATATTTTTTAAAAGTCGGAGACAAAGCTTATTATATTGAACCTCAAGTTGAACTTGGCGAATTAAACGGAATAAGTATTCAATCAAGAGCTGATTTTGTTATTAAATCTGCTCGTTTAAATCACCCGATAAAGCCGATTGTTGTTTTTTTAGATGGTTTTACGTTTCATCGTGACAGGATTGGTTATGATATGGCTCAAAGAATGGCTATAGTTCAGAGCGGAAAATTTCATGTATGGTCTCTTACTTGGCATGACGTAGAAAATAAGTTTAAACACCAGCAGAATTTTTTTGAAGATTATATGGATATATCAGGCTTGCCGTTAGGAGCTAATTTAAATTTGTTCTTAGATAAATATGAACTGACTGAATTTAAAAAAAATTTAAAAAGCAATAGTTTAGATATATTAATTAATTTTTTAGAAAACCCTGATGAACAAAAATGGCGGAAACTAATGTTCGTAATGTCATTGATGTATATTGACGCACAAAAATTTGGCGATATTCAAGCTATTAATAAATGGATGAACGATATCAGCGTGTTTTTCCCTAATACTATATCGGATAAAATTAAAGAATTTAGCCTTGAAAATGTCCAAAATACATCGTTATTGGGATATTTTGAAAAAAAACACGAAGATAATGATATGTTAAAGCAATATATTATTTTGGAAAAGAACGCCGTGAGCTCTGGAAATCCTTTAGGCGTAAAAATTGGGTGTTGGTTAAATGATGACGAATCGGTTAAAAAAAATTCTGGTTTTCAATCTTACTGGAACGGTTTTTTAAGGCTTTATAATTTCTATCAATTTATGCCGTATAGTTATTTTGTAAGTTCTGAAGGGAATAAATTAAGAGCTTATGATGGGATTAAAATTTTAGAATCTTATAGTTACGAGCAAAGCGAAGGTGTGTGGAGCTCACTTAAAGATGTAGTAGATGAAAATTTACATGGGCTGCTTGATAAGCTAAAAGAAAAAGGATGGCCTGAACCTGAAGCTGGTTATGAACTTGAAGGAACAAATGGAGAAATAATAGGCAGCGCTGAACTCGGCTGGGAAGAATTGAAAATAGCTTTTTTAACAGAAGAACAAATGGAGTATAAAAACAAGTTTATTGATGCCGGATGGAAAGTATTGTCTGAATCAGAATTTACAGAATTTTAGAATGAACAGAATGGAATTGAGGGTAATTTTTTAGTTTTGTAGATTCTAATTCAGAATTTAAATAATTATATTTATTAATAAAAGAGGATTGAAAATACCTAATAAAAAGAGTTTATAGTTATTCTGCTAATTCTTTAATTCTGAAAATTCTGATTCAGACAGTTTTTTATAGGAGACAAATATAATGACGAAAATAAGTGATATAAAAGTAGCGATATCATCGGAATTTATGAGCGCATTTGCGACGATTCCTAAAAAAATACAAGCTAAAGTTCTTGAGTTTATTAATAAATTTAAAAACAACCCTTCGGCGCCAAGCATTAATTACGAAAAGATTGATGGTTTGAAAGATACAACATTAAGATCTATAAGAATTGACCAAGCATACAGAGGAATTATAAAAAAACCTGATACAGGCAATGTTTATATGCTTTTATGGGTAGATATTCATGACAAAGCTTATGAATGGGCTAAAAACAAGAAATGTATTATTAATCCTGAAACCGGCAGTATTCAAGTTTATAATGTAAACGTAGAAGATAAACAAATTGAAGATGTGGAAAATGAGCTTAAGGAAAGTTTATTTGCATCAATTCATGACAGACATTTATTAAAACTCGGCGTTCCTGAAGAACTTATTCCTTTAGTTCGAAGCATTTCAACAGAAGAACAGCTTGATAATGTCTTAGCAAAACTGCCTGCAGAAGCTAATGAAGCATTAATCGGCTTTGTTGCAGGGTATTCTTTGGATGAAGTTTTCAGAGATTTTTGTAAATCAAGCGTAGAAGAAAAGGTAGATACTGAAGATTTTGAAGCAGCTCTCGAAAATCCTGATACAAAACGCCGATTTTTTGTTGTTGAAGATGATTTGGTTCTTCAGGAAATTTTAGAAGCGCCTTTAGAAAAATGGCGTGTTTTTCTTCATCCGTCCCAGCGTAGTTTAGTTGAAAATGATTGGAATGGCTCTGTTAGAGTTATAGGCGGAGCTGGAACAGGAAAAACAGTTGTTGCTATTCATAGAGCAAAATGGCTTGCCGAAAATATCTTTAAAGAGGAAAATGATAAAATACTTTTTACTACATTTACTCGAAATCTTGCAGCAGATATTAAAGAAAATCTTGCTAAAATATGTAATGATAAAATCATGAGACGTATTGAAGTTGTAAATCTTG includes these proteins:
- a CDS encoding DEAD/DEAH box helicase, encoding MIPSVLAQHIEQGIKDFVRTTFPISSPFFSNIIEDFLNEYGNVFKGPFLDIQLPFQQGKIGADYFRELPMKFPPYLHQEKAFDRLSGNNPVSTIIATGTGSGKTECFIYPILDYCYRHRGESGIKAILIYPMNALAIDQAGRLAALIHNSKLNSHVTAGIYIGQQEKSPSMSMSQEKLISNKDTLRNSPPDILLTNYKMLDYLLIRPDDLPLWKHNNSDTLRFLAVDELHTFDGAQGSDIACLIRRLKARLCIKANYLCCIGTSATLGSKEEKKELLEYASAVFGEKFNLEAVISESRLSAGEFFGDSLISHVDIIPIEDANKLEPANYNNYQEYIKAQYKLWMNEEIIGDFDDSKWRIYIGNSLKEHLFFQNLLKTLKGKIQSFDDILVQLDKVTKGLKDTDKKYKINMLNSLLALISEARVKIISKEPDGSEHIIIRPFLNVRVQLWIRELRRMVAEVASKPYLRFADDLNKEQLEKHLPLVHCRECGCMGWSGLKRKISSEIMGDLKDYYHAFFNHDPKVVFLFPEKGQSLQEALQGKNQAQKVGMCYLCPNCLKVTSHANTDICPSCKHKELILVYMPDVRTKKGDRQFSVNDCPYCRAQNSLTLLGSRAASLTSVIIVQLYSSTYNDDKKLLTFSDNVQDAAHRAGFFNGRTFRFNFRTALQKVILEAGDGKTLANLPDIFINYWSNRMDTNRYIATFLAPNMEWLSDYDYLKKNGNLPEDSILLEHINNRIGWEIISEYGFQARIGRTLEKTGSSIAYFDTDKLIDVVDKIIVPLQNEIGNLRNLDSLSLIKFILGIIVHMKNQGGIYISALDTFIESYGTPFVINQKIWMPNFGQNSRTSSFVTTKKGSRFDQLLSSTSTHLTWYQEWTDKCFFNFFPMQGVSKDIYNIVLKELVSNEVLKQKSVKGEIVWGINPEALKVSSGVIQLRCKFCGHNISVAEKESNYFIDSFCQRFHCYGKYEKLEVLGDYYGKLYSTGDVERIFAKEHTGLLKRDEREELEIEFKSNGNIRQPWYPNLLSCTPTLEMGIDIGNLSSLVLCSVPPAQTNYLQRIGRAGRRDGNALNITVANAKPHDLFFFSEPYEMISGSIDAPGIFLDASAVLERQFTAFCFDKWIGASPQIFLPKQLGQVLNNLEPINQKNFPYKKNFPYSFIHFIETNQSDLFEQFLKLFKNISNGLSKESESHLKVFIEGELDFQGSLQYRIMNGLHNRKLERESLRKKVRILNTKINKKKTSPKDKNFEEELRELNIEKSALQSLIKNISDRDIFNFFTDEGLLPNYAFPEVGVMLNSLIYRKKQKIQEGESSYDTWNYEYERPAASALAELAPANTFYAEGRRVKIDQVDMTVSEIQAWRFCNNCSHKELLGKEEEKTACINCGSPMWADAGQKRLMLKMRQVFASTSDRKSRISDDSDDREPVFYNKQMLVEFNDKYILDAYKVNADFPFGFDFLSNVDFCEINFGERTETGDKISIAGIEMPRKGFSICRVCGKVQEENKEPSHAFTCTARDKESNKTLIDCIYLYRHFVSEAIRILLPVNIISDSNRKLQSFIAALQLGLKKRFKGKIDHLQTTVHEEPLADSSFKRKFLVLYDTVPGGTGYLKQLMRSENQLMDVLALSFDALKSCSCNQDESKDGCYRCLFAYKSSYNMPETSRNTAIEIIAEILSYREKLIKTESIRKISFNTLIESELELRFLGALKLYNNSNLQLMLKNDLVNGKPGYFLKVGDKAYYIEPQVELGELNGISIQSRADFVIKSARLNHPIKPIVVFLDGFTFHRDRIGYDMAQRMAIVQSGKFHVWSLTWHDVENKFKHQQNFFEDYMDISGLPLGANLNLFLDKYELTEFKKNLKSNSLDILINFLENPDEQKWRKLMFVMSLMYIDAQKFGDIQAINKWMNDISVFFPNTISDKIKEFSLENVQNTSLLGYFEKKHEDNDMLKQYIILEKNAVSSGNPLGVKIGCWLNDDESVKKNSGFQSYWNGFLRLYNFYQFMPYSYFVSSEGNKLRAYDGIKILESYSYEQSEGVWSSLKDVVDENLHGLLDKLKEKGWPEPEAGYELEGTNGEIIGSAELGWEELKIAFLTEEQMEYKNKFIDAGWKVLSESEFTEF